The proteins below are encoded in one region of Passer domesticus isolate bPasDom1 chromosome 22, bPasDom1.hap1, whole genome shotgun sequence:
- the FNDC10 gene encoding fibronectin type III domain-containing protein 10, with protein sequence MPGTAPSLLPPLLALLCLGCAAEPKPDPDEPWCPYKVGGDGAAGARLCFRPPARGFQCAARACRAHRSAGGALVANVLRNGSVLLQWGLRHWGPPRPAAASAALRGFALNCSWDGTYTRFPCDSVELGAACRDYLLAEAHGSVRYRLCLQPRYAPPRPAPPAQCVEFRVEPAAMRDIVVAMTAVGGSICVMLVFICLLVAYITENLMSPALGRGGHAAAAARRA encoded by the coding sequence ATGCCCGGCACCGCgcccagcctgctgcctcctctgctcgccctgctgtgcctgggctgtgccgccgAGCCCAAGCCCGACCCCGACGAGCCGTGGTGCCCCTACAAGGTGGGCGGCGATGGAGCGGCGGGGGCGCGGCTGTGCTTCCGCCCGCCGGCCCGCGGCTTCCAGTGCGCGGCCCGGGCGTGCCGCGCCCACCGCTCCGCGGGCGGCGCGCTGGTGGCCAACGTGCTGCGGAACGGCAGCgtgctgctgcagtgggggCTGCGGCACTGGGggccgccgcgccccgccgccgcctccgccgcccTGCGCGGCTTCGCGCTCAACTGCTCCTGGGACGGCACCTACACGCGCTTCCCCTGCGacagcgtggagctgggagccgCGTGCCGCGATTACCTGCTGGCCGAGGCGCACGGCAGCGTGCGCTACCGCCTGTGCTTGCAGCCGCGCTACgcgccgccgcgccccgcgccgcccgcgcaGTGCGTGGAGTTCCGCGTGGAGCCCGCGGCCATGCGCGACATCGTGGTGGCCATGACGGCCGTGGGGGGATCCATCTGCGTGATGCTCGTCTTCATCTGCCTGCTCGTGGCCTACATCACCGAGAACCTGATGAGCCCCGCGCTCGGCCGCGGGGGACACGCGGCGGCCGCTGCGCGCCGCGCGTAG